One genomic region from Salvia hispanica cultivar TCC Black 2014 chromosome 2, UniMelb_Shisp_WGS_1.0, whole genome shotgun sequence encodes:
- the LOC125206085 gene encoding MMS19 nucleotide excision repair protein homolog isoform X4, with the protein MGESVQWIKHIELYVSSTATPSEQSASVDEVATLLKKGIFNLETLVKEMEMYLTTTDSIVRSRGNLLLAELLDKLASKPLSSSSIHSLVGFFTERLADWKALRGALVGCLALLRRTVDVGNVTDSDAKAVAESYLQNLQVQSLGQHDRKLSFQLLECLLNHYPGAIGDLGDDLVYGICEAVDGEKDPECLLLVFHIVECLGQIYPDPSGPLANYAEDMFEILGSYFPIHFTHPKGEDDDTKREELSRALMLSFASTPLFEPFSIPLLLEKLSSSLPSAKVESFKYLSYCTAKYGPERMASHAEVLWSSVKDAIYISPQCTLTKESELFGGMGFKDSDVMMQAFILLQEVIQQYGDFISLVLGDNDINAFINSLSQYKEMDDIPSLAKQRLHVVGHIMSTCAKPSPALCNKVFNSFFPLLMESLGLSVEKSLNGYLDEDCSPPAKFNFAAIYLCTELLAACRYVAVSLDSSTPALEFSQQAWSTMLNNSCKSLVKTFFSLLRSTEADQRASSGVYFGVKGLEILATFPESFLPASNSLYDNILSEFVRTVTSGSHETFLWTLTLKALTEIGLFANKHPESAKAVIFEKIVVEKFVSLIPSGESAMPSSLKLKAAFEIGGTRKEFMFKVVHALSAAIYTNFSAAYDEGNHESGKLMILLLDTYTEKVLPWFLKIGGFEEIPLNFALGIWEKIEHTMYLNLSTLEIAMGAGYKDLLSAIMTAIKKAVGSCSKESQEIIINKAFGVLSSCTGFGFESGSSLVKEEDVKQNLNPGVDSKELQIIDVEDMHQLRTTAADAFHIIMSDSGECLSRAYHATIRPLYKQRFFSTIMPIFLSLVIKSDASLVSPTYTSRSMLYRAFAHVVSDTPVIAVLAESKKIVPILLDCLSVLSKDVANKEIIYNVLLVISGILLEKNGQEAAVENAPIIVNLLIDLTTYQHMMAIRETAIQCLVAMTELPYTRIYPLRTKVLQATSKALDDPKRIVRQEAVRCRQSWASIASRTLRF; encoded by the exons ATGGGCGAATCAGTTCAATGGATTAAGCACATCGAATTGTACGTTAGCTCCACCGCCACTCCGTCCGAGCAG TCTGCCAGTGTGGATGAAGTTGCCACTTTGCTGAAGAAGGGAATTTTTAATCTAGAAACACTT GTTAAGGAAATGGAGATGTATTTGACTACTACTGATAGCATTGTCCGCTCTAGAG GGAATCTCCTCCTTGCTGAACTGTTGGATAAACTAGCATCAAAGCCCTTAAGTAGCAGTTCAATACATAGCCTAGTAGGATTCTTCACAGAAAGACTG GCAGACTGGAAAGCATTACGTGGTGCACTTGTGGGCTGTTTGGCTTTATTGAGGAGAACAGTGGATGTTGGAAATGTCACTGATTCTGATGCAAAGGCTGTTGCTGAGTCTTATCTCCAAAATCTTCAAGTTCAGTCCTTGGGCCAACATGATAGGAAG CTAAGCTTTCAACTCTTGGAATGCTTATTAAATCACTATCCGGGTGCAATAGGAGATTTG GGAGATGACCTTGTTTATGGAATCTGTGAGGCTGTTGACGGGGAAAAAGATCCTGAGTGCTTATTGCTTGTCTTTCATATAGTGGAATGTCTTGGACAGATATATCCCGATCCTTCTGGTCCTTTAGCAAATTATGCGGAGGatatgtttgaaattttaggaAGTTATTTCCCCATCCATTTCACACAT CCAAAAGGTGAGGATGATGACACAAAGAGAGAAGAACTATCAAGGGCATTAATG TTGTCATTTGCTTCTACACCTCTTTTTGAACCTTTTTCTATCCCATTGCTGCTAGAGAAACTTTCATCTTCTCTTCCGTCAGCTAAG GTGGAGTCATTTAAGTATCTTAGCTATTGCACAGCAAAGTATGGACCAGAAAGGATGGCAAGCCACGCTGAAGTTCTTTGGTCTTCTGTAAAAGATGCCATATATATATCACCTCAGTGTACCCTGACAAAGGAGTCTGAATTATTTGGTGGAATGGGCTTTAAGGATAGTGATGTTATGATGCAGGCTTTTATACTCCTGCAGGAAGTTATTCAACAATATGGTGATTTCATTAGTTTAGTTTTAGGTGACAATGACATAAATGCCTTCATAAATTCCCTGAGTCAGTATAAGGAGATGGATGATATTCCTTCACTAGCAAAACAGAGATTGCATGTGGTTGGTCATATTATGTCCACTTGTGCTAAACCCTCACCTGCTTTGTGCAATAAAGTCTTTAACAGTTTCTTTCCGCTCCTCATGGAAAGTCTGGGGCTTTCAGttgaaaaatcattaaatggCTACCTAGATGAAGATTGTTCTCCTCCagccaaatttaattttgcagCTATTTATCTCTGCACAGAACTTCTTGCAGCATGCAGATATGTGGCTGTCTCCCTCGACAGTTCTACCCCAGCCCTTGAATTTTCTCAACAGGCATGGTCTACCATGCTTAACAATTCCTGTAAATCACTAGTGAAAACATTCTTTTCCCTCTTAAGATCAACGGAAGCTGATCAAAGAGCAAGTTCTGGTGTTTACTTTGGAG TTAAGGGCCTGGAAATTTTGGCTACGTTTCCAGAAAGCTTCCTTCCGGCGTCAAACTCCTTATATGACAATATATTGTCAGAGTTTGTCAGAACAGTTACTTCTGGCAGCCACGAGACATTCTTGTGGACATTGACTTTGAAGGCCCTGACAGAAATTGGTCTTTTTGCCAATAAACATCCAGAATCTGCAAAAGCTGTGATCTTTGAGAAAATTGTTGTAGAAAAATTTGTCTCCCTGATACCTTCTGGTGAATCAGCCATGCCTTCATCACTCAAACTGAAAGCTGCTTTTGAAATCGGTGGAACAAGGAAGGAGTTCATGTTCAAAGTTGTTCATGCGTTATCTGCAGCCATATATACCAATTTCTCAGCTGCTTAT GATGAAGGGAATCATGAATCTGGAAAATTGATGATCCTGCTTCTTGATACTTACACCGAAAAGGTGCTTCCATG GTTTCTTAAAATTGGAGGCTTTGAGGAAATCCCGCTGAATTTTGCTCTCGGTATCTGGGAGAAGATTGAACATACCATGTACTTAAACCTCAGTACCCTGGAAATTGCTATG ggAGCAGGTTATAAGGATCTTCTCAGTGCAATAATGACTGCAATCAAGAAGGCTGTTGGGAGTTGTTCGAAAGAAAGCCAGGAAATAATCATTAATAAAGCCTTTGGAGTACTTTCTTCATGTACTGGTTTTGGGTTTGAATCTGGCAGTTCTCTTGTAAAGGAGGAAGATGTGAAGCAAAATCTCAATCCCG GTGTAGACTCAAAAGAGCTCCAAATTATTGATGTAGAAGACATGCATCAGCTGAGAACAACTGCTGCTGATGCATTTCATATCATTATGAGTGACTCTGGGGAATGCCTGAGTCGAGCGTATCATGCAACCATACGACCGCTCTACAAGCAACGTTTTTTCAGCACCATCATGCCCATTTTTTTGTCCTTGGTGATAAAATCTGATGCATCACTTGTCAG TCCTACATACACTTCCAGATCTATGCTATATAGAGCCTTTGCACATGTTGTGTCTGATACTCCCGTGATTGCTGTTTTGGCTGAATCCAAAAAG ATTGTCCCTATTTTATTGGATTGCTTGTCCGTGCTGAGCAAGGATGTGGCTAACAAGGAAATTATTTACAATGTTTTACTTGTCATATCAGGAATATTGCTCGAGAAAAATG GACAAGAAGCTGCAGTAGAAAATGCACCTATCATTGTAAACCTGCTTATTGATCTCACAACATACCAACACATGATG GCTATTCGAGAAACAGCAATACAGTGTCTCGTTGCTATGACTGAGCTTCCCTACACTAGAATTTATCCTCTGAGAACTAAG GTTTTACAAGCGACATCAAAGGCACTTGATGATCCTAAGAGGATTGTTCGTCAAGAAGCTGTCAGATGTCGACAATCTTG GGCTTCAATTGCGTCAAGAACTCTTCGCTTCTAA